One Hordeum vulgare subsp. vulgare chromosome 4H, MorexV3_pseudomolecules_assembly, whole genome shotgun sequence DNA window includes the following coding sequences:
- the LOC123447850 gene encoding glycerophosphodiester phosphodiesterase GDPD4, whose protein sequence is MRGLLGLGRQPPPLPLFPAGKRTSPAATLLLRLRRLLPTSRLFRLLLLLAALSLVPPAFFHFRLRRFHRIRERSCGWIPSPPLVCAHGGDSTNAFPNTMDAFRMALDARVDCVEVDVSRSSDGTLFALHDRDLQRMSGNSTAKVGHWSTHEIKAVTTRFQLSKTVRNQEVPKAEDALELISQSVRQVILDVKVGPPSFEKGLAEDVMSIVRRTNCKNCLIWAKSDSIGRDVIKLSKDVMVGYIVMVDWSTGKRMELVRIEGAKVAGVYHPLINEKLMKVMHRNDRKVYAWTVDDSDSMKRMLYEQVDAIVTSNPSLLQQLMQETRTECMEDGFALP, encoded by the exons ATGAGAGGGCTCCTCGGGCTTGGGAGGCAGCCGCCGCCGCTCCCACTTTTCCCCGCCGGCAAGAGGACCTCGCCGGCTGccaccctcctcctccgcctccgccgcctcctTCCGACCAGCCGCCTCTTccgtctgctcctcctcctcgccgccctcTCGCTCGTCCCTCCGGCCTTCTTCCACTTCCGCCTCCGCCGCTTCCACCGC ATCCGCGAGAGGAGTTGCGGGTGGATCCCGAGCCCGCCGCTGGTGTGCGCGCACGGCGGCGACTCCACCAACGCGTTCCCGAACACG ATGGACGCCTTTAGGATGGCTTTGGATGCCCGTGTAGACTGTGTGGAGGTGGATGTTTCGAGGTCCTCCGATGGCACTCTCTTCGCACTACATGACAG GGATCTGCAAAGAATGTCTGGTAATTCTACAGCGAAAGTTGGCCACTGGAGCACTCATGAG ATAAAAGCGGTGACCACGAGGTTTCAGCTATCGAAAACAGTCCGAAACCAGGAAGTTCCCAAAGCagaagatgctctagag TTGATATCACAATCTGTAAGGCAAGTTATTCTCGATGTCAAAGTTGGCCCTCCTTCATTTGAGAAAGGTTTGGCGGAAGATGTAATGTCTATT GTCAGGAGAACAAACTGCAAAAATTGTCTTATCTGGGCAAAAAGTGACAGCATAGGAAGAGATGTGATTAAGTTGTCTAAAGATGTTATG GTTGGCTATATTGTTATGGTGGATTGGTCCACTGGCAAAAGAATGGAGTTAGTAAGGATTGAAGGGGCTAAAGTTGCTGGTGTATATCATCCTTTGATCAATGAGAAGCTCATGAAGGTCATGCACAG AAATGATAGAAAAGTGTATGCATGGACCGTTGACGATAGCGACTCCATGAAGAGGATGCTGTATGAGCAGGTTGACGCAATTGTGACAAGCAACCCTTCACTCCTGCAGCAGCTGATGCAGGAGACCAGAACAGAGTGCATGGAAGATGGTTTTGCCTTGCCGTAG